A region of Silurus meridionalis isolate SWU-2019-XX chromosome 17, ASM1480568v1, whole genome shotgun sequence DNA encodes the following proteins:
- the sypb gene encoding synaptophysin b has translation MDVVNQLVATGQFTVIKQPLGFIKILQWFFAIFAFSTCGSYSGVFRMSVECKNRTESDLDIDVEFEYPFRLHQVWFDVPTCKGSEPERLFLEGDYSSSAEFFVTVGVFSFLYSMAALSVYLFLLEKYREGHRGARADFVVTAIFTFFWLVSSSAWAKGLSDVKEATDPDEVIKFIPACRHEDNRCKEVHEPIVSGLNTSVAFGFCNLVLWAGNLWFVFKETGWLGSLTGTYVPSGAKQPAPDSYGQPGYGQDPSTGPQGGYQPDYGQQGGGYEGGNYNQGGYDQGGPTSFSNEI, from the exons ATGGATGTAGTCAACCAG ttggTCGCTACTGGGCAGTTCACTGTCATCAAACAGCCTTTAGGATTCATAAAGATCCTACAATGG TTTTTCGCCATCTTTGCTTTCTCCACGTGTGGCTCTTACTCCGGAGTCTTCCGCATGAGTGTGGAGTGTAAGAACCGCACGGAGAGTGACCTGGACATTGACGTCGAGTTTGAATACCCATTCAG ACTCCATCAAGTGTGGTTCGATGTGCCCACGTGTAAAGGCTCAGAACCGGAGCGGCTGTTCCTTGAAGGTGACTACTCTTCCTCGGCTGAATTCTTCGTCACTGTCGGTGTTTTCTCCTTCCTCTACTCTATGGCAGCTCTGTCCGTCTACCTGTTCCTCCTTGAGAAATACCGTGAGGGACACCGTGGCGCACGGGCT GATTTTGTGGTGACAGCTATTTTTACCTTCTTTTGGTTGGTGAGCTCATCAGCATGGGCTAAAGGTCTCTCGGATGTTAAGGAAGCCACCGACCCTGACGAGGTCATCAAATTTATTCCGGCCTGTCGGCATGAGGACAACCGCTGCAAAGAAGTGCATGAGCCCATTGTGTCTGGCCTAAACACATCTGTG GCATTTGGTTTCTGTAACCTGGTGTTATGGGCAGGGAACCTGTGGTTTGTGTTTAAGGAGACTGGCTGGCTCGGCTCTTTGACTGGCACCTATGTGCCCTCGGGAGCAAAACAGCCAGCACCAGATTCCTATGGCCAGC CTGGTTATGGTCAGGACCCTTCCACTGGCCCTCAGGGTGGGTACCAACCCGACTACGGGCAACAAGGTGGCGGATACGAGGGAGGAAACTACAACCAGGGAGGGTATGATCAGGGCGGTCCGACCTCCTTCTCTAATGAAATATAA